A genomic stretch from Acropora palmata chromosome 13, jaAcrPala1.3, whole genome shotgun sequence includes:
- the LOC141864494 gene encoding uncharacterized protein LOC141864494 encodes MAKQPCIFVVFSTWLLFVLFAHLTYGNFFSSLRFTRESLMQFSRGTQRTVEILTPKKTITKTVTKTIKKPATLPKRMDYFGYDGLPPGIKARPKIPMTETVVTYQKKRKIYRQRSSPSNKFLEILNVIERAVANANASGDENDAGTLSKLEDLVVKAVQSKRFHYGRQVLGRAVNLLSAAGSSQRREKRSSPNGTGSNFLGRLRQRVGNNNFDSFMAVQGDVSLMFVMDDTGSMSNEIKAVKSMAIDIMNYDRQAPINLYILSPFNDPYPSDDSRAVAMNETEAAAFVDAINDLRAHDGGDCPEYAFRGMLEALYQYPEWRSPMYVFTDADPKDATEENMEQVKALARNYVLGVTINFLTTGYCGSQLHPAFRRLAEATSGQHIALSKKGELEQLSSVTGRLLDGYNVVSFGSNVSHRKKRSAGPAGDNLYSIPVDDTMEKMVVTVSTSRSNTNENWITLKDPDNSIIVSGKLSLSQISVYQIDNPKTGAWTLSVSGSSGEHEFFVKSSSETNVDFEHYFITTLPGRSRSTKEVPVSHPTAGKLNRLVITLAGSEKVDNSSLRLQLITKDGDHIRDATLQSRDGVHFTTSVIPSARVFKLKLRGNTRSGSPFQRISSQIIEPSKVLLRVWSASNDYTLPHNGITFVHFLLCNHGDRERFQITVRDRLGYLVTRRIGSRIARRNSCPILAVLARATRTEDIGKIESIFIMVKGTKSRTIASTIVQLFVVPAILD; translated from the exons ATGGCGAAACAGCCTTGTATCTTCGTGGTGTTTTCAACTTGGCTTCTTTTCGTGCTCTTTGCACATCTAACATACGGCAATTTCTTCTCTTCTCTCCGGTTCACTCGCGAATCATTGATGCAGTTTTCGCGGGGAACACAACGAACTGTGGAAATTCTCACGCCCAAGAAGACGATTACAAAGACGGTTACCAAGACGATAAAAAAGCCAGCTACTCTACCAAAACGAATGGATTACTTCGGCTATGACGGTCTACCTCCGGGAATCAAAGCAAGGCCAAAAATACCAATGACAGAAACGGTGGTTACTTATCAAAAGAAGCGTAAGATTTACCGACAGCGCTCTTCTCCGTCTAACAAGTTTTTAGAGATACTCAATGTCATCGAACGAGCTGTTGCAAATGCGAATGCCTCCGGAGATGAGAACGATGCAGGCACGCTTTCAAAACTGGAAGACCTTGTTGTGAAAGCCGTACAAAGCAAACGATTTCACTACGGTCGTCAG GTTCTCGGGCGGGCCGTGAATTTGTTGAGTGCGGCGGGATCGTCCCAGCGTCGAGAAAAGAGAAGCTCTCCGAACGGGACAGGAAGTAACTTCTTAGGAAGACTTCGTCAAAGAGTGgggaataataattttgacaGTTTCATGGCTGTCCAAGGAGACGTATCGCTGATGTTTGTCATGGATGATACAGGAAGCATGAGTAATGAAATAAAGGCTGTTAAAAGTATGGCTATTGACATCATGAATTACGATCGTCAAGCTCCAATCAATTTATACATCCTGTCACCGTTTAATGACCCTTATCCATCTG ATGATTCTCGAGCGGTTGCCATGAATGAAACTGAAGCTGCAGCCTTTGTGGACGCCATCAACGACCTCCGGGCCCATGATGGAGGGGATTGTCCCGAGTACGCATTCAGGGGCATGTTGGAGGCCCTCTATCAATATCCTGAATGGCGATCCCCAATGTACGTGTTCACGGACGCGGACCCAAAAGATGCTACTGAAGAAAATATGGAACAAGTGAAGGCTTTGGCCAGAAATTACGTGCTTGGCGTGACAATTAACTTCTTGACAACAG GTTACTGTGGCAGTCAACTTCACCCAGCTTTTCGTCGACTGGCCGAGGCAACTTCCGGTCAACACATTGCTCTCTCCAAAAAAGGTGAATTGGAGCAGCTGAGTTCTGTGACAGGGCGCTTGCTAGACGGCTATAACGTGGTGAGTTTTGGATCAAACGTGTCTCACAGAAAGAAACGAAGTGCGGGGCCAGCTGGAGACAATCTGTATAGCATTCCAGTAGATGATACCATGGAGAAAATGGTTGTAACAGTCAGCACTTCGCGGAGTAATACAAACG AAAATTGGATCACTTTAAAAGACCCGGATAATTCCATTATAGTATCCGGGAAACTTAGTCTGTCCCAGATCTCCGTTTATCAGATTGACAACCCCAAGACAGGCGCCTGGACCCTAAGCGTGTCTGGCAGCAGTGGTGAACATGAGTTTTTCGTTAAATCAAGTAGCGAGACCAACGTGGACTTTGAGCATTACTTCATAACCACCTTACCAGGACGATCTCGCAGCACTAAAGAAGTACCAGTATCACACCCTACAGCTG gCAAACTGAATAGACTGGTTATCACTTTAGCGGGATCAGAAAAAGTCGACAACAGTTCCCTTCGTTTACAGCTCATTACCAAAGACGGAGACCACATACGTGACGCCACCCTTCAATCACGTGACGGCGTTCATTTCACAACCAGTGTCATACCCTCTGCGCGAGTCTTCAAACTGAAATTGCGAGGAAACACCCGCAGTGGTAGCCCATTTCAGAGAATTTCCAGCCAAATCATTGAACCATCCAAGGTTCTGTTGAGGGTCTGGTCCGCTAGTAATGATTACACACTCCCTCACAACGGAATCACGTTCGTTCATTTCCTGTTATGCAACCATGGCGATAGAGAACGCTTCCAGATAACTGTGAGGGACAGGTTGGGTTACCTCGTTACTCGCAGAATAGGTAGTAGGATTGCGCGCAGAAACAGCTGCCCCATTCTCGCTGTCCTCGCCAGGGCAACGCGCACAGAAGACATCGGTAAAATCGAGAGTATTTTTAT
- the LOC141864499 gene encoding uncharacterized protein LOC141864499 translates to MMAFSNYAITVFLLFATLTILVSGRPRFARQENRKRGKKLPDALTVRATKAKENVEIQTEILRKLYKLKKVDDLNAASAKIIPPTLHARVQSATKEDNSHQAKVRVRRRCPAGQWIHCKRPTKSSIPKPRHHRKLKREVTKRDHS, encoded by the exons ATGATGGCATTTAGCAATTATGCCATTACCGTATTCCTTCTGTTCGCAACATTGACAATTCTGGTATCAGGAAGACCAAGATTTGCAAGGCAAGAGAATagaaagagaggaaaaaaattgccg GATGCACTAACAGTTCGAGCAACAAAGGCAAAAGAGAACGTAGAAATCCAAACCGAAATCCTCCGAAAGTTatataaactgaaaaaagttGACGATTTAAATGCAGCCTCAGCCAAGATCATCCCACCCACGTTACACGCACGTGTGCAGTCAGCCACAAAAGAAGACAACAGCCATCAAGCTAAAGTTCGGGTACGAAGGCGATGTCCCGCGGGTCAGTGGATACACTGCAAACGCCCCACAAAAAGCAGTATTCCGAAACCAAGACATCATCGTAAACTTAAGCGCGAGGTTACCAAGAGGGATCACAGCTGA